Genomic segment of Streptomyces sp. NA02950:
GGATGGAGTCCAGCAGACCCCGGGTGTAGGGGTGGGCCGGGCGCTTGTAGAGCTCGTGCACCGGCGCGGTCTCCACGATCCGGCCCGCGTACATCACCGCGATCTTGTCGGCGACGTCCGCCACCACCCCGAGGTCGTGGGTGATGAGGATCAGGCCCATGTTGTACTCGCGCTGGAGCTCGGCGAGCAGATCCATCACCTGGGCCTGGACGGTGACGTCCAGGGCGGTGGTGGGCTCGTCGGCGATGATCAGGTCCGGCTCCAGGGCCAGCGCCATGGCGATCATGATGCGCTGGCGCATACCGCCGGAGAACTGGTGCGGATAGTCGCCCACCCGCTCCTTGGCCGCCGGGATGCGGACCCGGTCCATCAGCTCGATGGCCTTGGCCTTGGCCTCCTTCTTGGACAGCCCCTGGTGGACGCGGAACATCTCGCCCAGCTGGTAGCCCACGGAGAGCACCGGGTTGAGGGCCGAGAGCGCGTCCTGGAAGATCATGGCGATCTTCCGGCCGCGGATCTTCCGGCGCTCCTCGCCCGACATGGTGAGCATGTCCTCGCCGCGGTACAGGATCTGGCCCTGCGGGATCTTCCCGGGCGGCATGTCGAGGATGCCCATGATGGCCTGGGCGGTCACCGACTTGCCGGAGCCCGACTCGCCGAGCACGGCGAGCGTCTCACCGGCGCGGACGCTGTAGTTGACGCCGTTGACGGCCTTGGCCAGGCCCTCCCGGGTGTGGAACTCCACGTGCAGGTCGCGGACTTCCAGCAGCGGGGTGCCGTCGTCGCCCTCGCCCACGCGGGCGGTGGCGCTCGTGGTCTTCTCGATGGTGGTCACGTACGCCCTCCTCAGCGCAGCTTGGGGTCGAGGGCGTCGCGCACCGCGTCGCCGAGCGTGATGAATGCGAACACGGTCAGGCTCAGCATCCCGGCCGGGAAGAGCATCACGTGCGGGTTGTCACGGATGGCGTCCTTGGCGTCGGAGATGTCGATACCCCACGAGATCGTCGGGTCGGCCAGACCCAGGCCCAGGAAGGACAGGGTGGCCTCGGCGGAGATATACGCGCCGAGCGCGATGGTCGCGACCACGATGGTGGGGGCGACCGCGTTCGGGAGCACATGCCGGAACAGGATCCGGCTCGTGCCCGCGCCGAGGGCGCGCGCCGCGGTGACGTAGTCCGCCTGCTTGGCCGTGATCACCGAACTGCGCATCACCCGGGCGATGGTGGTCCAGCCCAGGAAGGCCAGCGCCGCGATCACCACGTACACCTTGCGCTCGGTGAACGCGTTCAGCACGACCATCGCGCCGAGCAGGAACGGCAGTCCGAAGAAGATGTCGACGATGCGGGAGACGATCGAGTCGATCCAGCCGCCGAAGTATCCGGCCAGCATGCCCAACAGGCCGCCGAAAAGGGTGACTGCCGCCGTCACTCCGACACCGACCAGGATCGAGGCGCGGGTGCCGTAGATGACACGGGCGTAGATGGAACGGCCCTGTGCGTCGTAGCCGAACCAGTCGGCCCCGAAGAAGTGCGTCAGCTCCGGCTTGGTCAGGAAGTGGTTGGTCAGATCGCCGTCGCGGGGGTCCGCGCCGGTGAACAGCCCCGGGAAGGCGGCGACGGTGAGCAGCAGCGCCAGCAGCACCGCGGAGACCCAGAACAGCGGCCGGTGGCGCAGTTCGTACCAGGCGTCGCCCCACAGCGAGCGGGGCTTGCCGGCACCGGAACCCTGCGAGGGGTCCTTGTCCGCCGCCACCTCGGCGTGGGAAGCCTGGGCGCCGGGAATGACGGTCGCGTCTGTCAGCGGCTCAGACATATCGAATCCTCGGGTCCAGGACCGCGTACAGCAGGTCGACGAGCAGGTTGATCGCCAGGATGACGAGGACCAGGATCGTCACCACACCGACGATCGTGGTGCCCTCGCGCTGTCCGAGCGCCTTGAACAGCAGGTTGCCGACGCCCTGGATGTTGAAGATGCCCTCGGTGACCACCGCGCCGCCGACGAGCGTGCCGATGTCGGTACCGAGGAAGGTGATCACCGGGATGAGCGAGTTGCGCAGCAGGTGCACTCCGACGATCCGGCGCCGCGGCAGGCCCTTGGCCAGCGCGGTGCGCATGTAGTCGGCGCGCAGGTTCTCCGCGAAGGTGGTCCGGGTCAGCCGGGCCACATACGCCAGCGAGAGCATCGCGAGGACGAAGCCCGGCAGCAGCAGCTGCTGGATGTCCTCCGAGTTCTGGACGTTGGGCGGCAGCCAGCCGAGTTCATCGGCGAAGATGAACCGGGCCAGGTAGCCCATGACGAAGACCGGCATCGAGATGACGATCAGCGTGAAGATCAGCACGCCGGTGTCGACGGCCTTGCCCGCCTTGAGACCGGACCAGGCGCCCAGCGCGATGCCGATGACCATCTCGATGGTGAGGGCCACCGCAGCGAGACGGAGGGTCACCGGGAAGGCCATGTTCATTTCCTCGGAGACCGGACGGCCGCCGAAGGTCTTGCCGAAGTCTCCCTGGAAGAGATCCTTCATGTAGTCGATGTATTGCCACATCAAGGACTTGTCGAGTCCGAACTCATGGCGGAGTTGCGCGACCTGAGCGGGGTCGGCGGCCTTCTCTCCCCACATCGCCCGGATGGGGTCACCGGGAAGAACGTGGACCATGAGGAAAATCAACAGAGTGGTCCCGATGAAGACCGGGATCATCTGGAGCAGTCGCCTGACGACGTAGCGCCCCATCATGCCTCCATGCCGTTGGGGGGCGGCGGAGACCACGGCTCATCTGCTCCACGGGGGTGGGGGGAGAGGGTCGCGGGCCTCACGCCTGCGGGCCGGTGCCGCCGCTCTCCCCGGGGAGAGGATGCGGCGGCACCGGCCGGCGGTCCCGAGATCTACTTCTTCTTCACCTGGACGTTGGTGAAGATGGGGTCGCCGTCCTGACCGTAGGGAATCTTCCCCAGGATCTTGTTGGACTGGCCGCTGTTGACCTTGTAGAACCACAGCGGGATCGCCGGCATGTCCTTGGCGAGAACCTGCTCCGCCTGCTGGTAGAGCTTCACGGTCTCGTCGAGGGTGGCGGCCTTGTCGGCCTTGTTGGCGAGCTTGTCGAACTCCTTGTTGGCGTAACCGCTGGTGTTACCGGCGGCCGTGGAGCCGTACAGGTCCCTCATGAAGTTGGAGTTGACCGGGTAGTCGAGCACCCAGCCACTGCGGTACATGGACTTGACCTGCTTCTTGTCACGCGCGTTCAGGTCGGCCTGGAAGTCGGGCTTGGAGTCGCCGACACAGTCGACGCCGGTGGCCTTGCGGATGCTGTTGCAGACCGCGTCGACCCAGGGCTTGTGGTCCTGGTCGGCGTTGAACTGGATCGAGATCTTGTTGCCCGGGACGCCGCCACCCTCCTTGATGAGGGCCTTGGCCTTCTTCGGGTCGTAGGTGACCTGCTCCTTCAGCGCACCGGCCTTGTAGCCGAGCACACCGCGGGCGACGAAGCTGTCGGCCGGGGTACGGGAGTTGTGCAGCACCGTCTTGGTGATGGTGGGGCGGTCGATCGCCATCGACAGACCCTGGATGACCTTGGGGTCGATGTCCTTGAACTGCTTGGTGTAGAAGGCCGGGACGATCGTCTGGATCGACGAGTACTCCTCGTCGATCGCGCGCTTGCCCAGGTCCGACTTGTAGTTGGT
This window contains:
- a CDS encoding ABC transporter permease, with the translated sequence MGRYVVRRLLQMIPVFIGTTLLIFLMVHVLPGDPIRAMWGEKAADPAQVAQLRHEFGLDKSLMWQYIDYMKDLFQGDFGKTFGGRPVSEEMNMAFPVTLRLAAVALTIEMVIGIALGAWSGLKAGKAVDTGVLIFTLIVISMPVFVMGYLARFIFADELGWLPPNVQNSEDIQQLLLPGFVLAMLSLAYVARLTRTTFAENLRADYMRTALAKGLPRRRIVGVHLLRNSLIPVITFLGTDIGTLVGGAVVTEGIFNIQGVGNLLFKALGQREGTTIVGVVTILVLVILAINLLVDLLYAVLDPRIRYV
- a CDS encoding ABC transporter permease; this encodes MSEPLTDATVIPGAQASHAEVAADKDPSQGSGAGKPRSLWGDAWYELRHRPLFWVSAVLLALLLTVAAFPGLFTGADPRDGDLTNHFLTKPELTHFFGADWFGYDAQGRSIYARVIYGTRASILVGVGVTAAVTLFGGLLGMLAGYFGGWIDSIVSRIVDIFFGLPFLLGAMVVLNAFTERKVYVVIAALAFLGWTTIARVMRSSVITAKQADYVTAARALGAGTSRILFRHVLPNAVAPTIVVATIALGAYISAEATLSFLGLGLADPTISWGIDISDAKDAIRDNPHVMLFPAGMLSLTVFAFITLGDAVRDALDPKLR
- a CDS encoding ABC transporter ATP-binding protein, with translation MEKTTSATARVGEGDDGTPLLEVRDLHVEFHTREGLAKAVNGVNYSVRAGETLAVLGESGSGKSVTAQAIMGILDMPPGKIPQGQILYRGEDMLTMSGEERRKIRGRKIAMIFQDALSALNPVLSVGYQLGEMFRVHQGLSKKEAKAKAIELMDRVRIPAAKERVGDYPHQFSGGMRQRIMIAMALALEPDLIIADEPTTALDVTVQAQVMDLLAELQREYNMGLILITHDLGVVADVADKIAVMYAGRIVETAPVHELYKRPAHPYTRGLLDSIPRLDRKGQELYAIKGLPPNLLKIPSGCAFNPRCPKAQDICTTEVPALHPVTEQDGTELPGRGSACHFWKETIHG